The genomic region CGTACGGGGCCGGGCCATGGCGCCTCGGGGGCGGCGATGAATGAACCGCCATTCAGTATGGCCAGGGGCGGCGGGGGCTGTCAAGCCCGTCCCCTTCGCGGGCGCGCCCGGGCCCGCCCGCAGGGGGTCGATTGCCGAGGGCGGACCGCTGCGGTAGTCTCCCTTGATCCATGGCCCGGCCCCGCGTCTTCCTCGGTCTCGGCTCCAACCTGGGCGACCGCGAGGCCGCTCTCCAGCGGGCGGGCCGCCTCCTCGAGGAGCGCGGCTTCACGCGCCGGGGGGAGAGCGCCCTCTACCTCACGGAGCCGGTAGGGGGGCCGCCCCAGGGCTGGTTCCTGAACGAGGTTCTGGAGGGGGAGAGCGCGCTCTCCCCCGAGGAACTGCTCGCGGCCTGCCTGGATGTGGAGCGGGTGATGGGGCGGGTGCGGGATGTCCGGCACGGACCCCGCACGATCGACATCGACCTGCTCCTCTACGGCCAGGAGCAGCGGCGGGGCCCCGGCCTCGTCCTCCCCCACCCCCGCCTGCACGAGCGCCGGTTCGTGCTCGCGCCCCTGGCCGAGATCGCGCCCACGGTCGTGCATCCAGTCCTGGGCAAGACCGTGCTCGAGCTCGCGCGTCTCTGCACGGACCCCTCGGAGGTGCGTCTCCAACCGCGGCTGGAGACGCGGGCCTGATGCCCTTCCACTACATCGCGGTGGAGGGCGTGATCGGGGTGGGCAAGACCACGGTGGTGGAGAGGCTGGCGGAGCGGCTGGAGGCCACCACCACCCTCGAGGAGTGGGGACAGAACCCCTTCCTGAAGCCGTTCTACGACGGGGCTCCCGGGGCTCCCTTCCAAGTGGAGCTCTTCTTCCTCCTCTCCCGCTACCGCCAGCAGCAAGAGCTGCTGCAGCGGAACCTGTTCTCGACCGTCACCCTCTCCGACTACCTGTTCGAGAAGAGCCGGATCTTCGCCTATCTGAACCTGGAGGACAGCGAGCTGCTTATCTACGAGAAGCTCTTTGGACTGCTCGCGGAGGGGGTGCCCCGCCCTGACCTCGTCGTCTACCTCCAGGCCCCCACCGAGGTGCTGATGAAGCGC from Vicinamibacteria bacterium harbors:
- the folK gene encoding 2-amino-4-hydroxy-6-hydroxymethyldihydropteridine diphosphokinase; this encodes MARPRVFLGLGSNLGDREAALQRAGRLLEERGFTRRGESALYLTEPVGGPPQGWFLNEVLEGESALSPEELLAACLDVERVMGRVRDVRHGPRTIDIDLLLYGQEQRRGPGLVLPHPRLHERRFVLAPLAEIAPTVVHPVLGKTVLELARLCTDPSEVRLQPRLETRA
- a CDS encoding deoxynucleoside kinase, whose translation is MPFHYIAVEGVIGVGKTTVVERLAERLEATTTLEEWGQNPFLKPFYDGAPGAPFQVELFFLLSRYRQQQELLQRNLFSTVTLSDYLFEKSRIFAYLNLEDSELLIYEKLFGLLAEGVPRPDLVVYLQAPTEVLMKRIRTRGRPEETRLSEEYLAEVNRAYNYYFFHYGQTPLLVVNTADVDFDKRAEDVDDLVKQIKSMGKGTQYYVPRGSKG